The following are encoded together in the Glycine max cultivar Williams 82 chromosome 8, Glycine_max_v4.0, whole genome shotgun sequence genome:
- the LOC100811214 gene encoding ATP-dependent DNA helicase Q-like 5: MESDSDSDGSHISATPPRKSTPSPPPPPPVVVSKKSRIRIKPSKSKPKPDPSGSSKTQSKSDPIQQATLLSLPTDLPFQIRRPSDAPSISYSIETLPAGYFSSSHSASFSKIRRPLLNLEPSEVEQPVFTSGASDSRAEGADLRKRGKSQLPNLIGSSAPMPSVKPRTSGAGEGNFVKLNMNGKRKKFLNKRGKFGGKRYKSWRFKSQREKEEEQEEAVGELKQRGGCKRREIDGDAVEEAATAARKEPSEENLVKLLRLVHGYDCFRDGQVEAIKMVLAGKSSVVVLPTGAGKSLCYQLPAVILPGVTLVVSPLVALMIDQLRQLPHVIMGGLLSSTQTPEEASESLKQLRQGGIKVLFVSPERFLNEEFLSTISSLPAISLVVIDEAHCISEWSHNFRPSFMRLRASLLHKTLNVRSVLAMTATATTTTLDAIMSALDIPSTNLIQKAQLRDNFHLSVSLVRNRMKDLLNLIKSPPFVEVQSMIIYCKFQYETDQINRYLNDNNILAKSYHSGISAKERSYVQELFNSNKIRVVVATVAFGMGLDKRDVGAVIHYSLPESLEEYVQEIGRAGRDGRLSYCHLFYDDETYFKLRSLTHSEGVDEYAVNKFLREVFPADKNSCGKICSLIKESASRRFDMKEEVMLTLLTRLELGDVQYLQLHPQINVTGTLNFHKSPPPLLAQKVSAIAVILKRSETKHGQYIFDIPTVANDMGVTAVELINQLYDLKLMGEITYEMKDLAYCYRIIEVPTDLLSLSADITRWLSEVENCKVRKMDAMFNAAYFALNLCDTMQGCSGANHTPCLQRKILDYFSGVDNADFCKKIGQSSPFLRADIKVFLQSNSQARFTPRAVARVMHGIASPAYPSTAWSKTHFWGRYTHIDFQVVMEAAKEELKNFVGKDTL, encoded by the exons ATGGAGTCCGATTCCGACTCCGATGGATCTCACATCTCCGCAACTCCACCAAGAAAATCAActccatcaccaccaccaccaccacctgtaGTAGTTTCAAAAAAATCCAGAATCAGAATCAAACCttcaaaatcaaaaccaaaaccagACCCTTCCGGATCCTCCAAAACCCAGTCCAAATCCGACCCGATCCAGCAAGCCACCCTTCTCTCCCTCCCCACCGATCTACCCTTCCAAATCCGGCGACCTTCCGACGCGCCGTCGATTTCGTACTCCATCGAAACCCTCCCCGCCGGCTACTTCTCCTCCTCCCATTCTGCTTCCTTCTCGAAAATTCGAAGACCTCTCCTCAATCTAGAACCTTCTGAAGTCGAACAACCGGTTTTTACTTCCGGCGCGTCTGACTCACGCGCCGAGGGCGCCGACTTGAGGAAGCGTGGGAAGAGCCAGCTTCCCAACCTGATTGGCTCCAGTGCGCCAATGCCGAGCGTGAAGCCGCGAACATCCGGAGCCGGCGAAGGGAACTTCGTGAAGCTCAACATGAATGGCAAGAGAAAGAAGTTCCTTAACAAGAGAGGGAAATTTGGCGGGAAAAGGTACAAGAGTTGGAGATTCAAATCGCAGCGCGAGAAGGAGGAGGAGCAAGAAGAGGCTGTTGGAGAGTTGAAACAGAGAGGGGGTTGTAAGAGGAGGGAGATTGATGGTGATGCAGTGGAGGAGGCTGCGACCGCAGCACGCAAGGAGCCTTCGGAGGAGAATTTGGTGAAGCTGTTGAGATTGGTTCATGGTTATGATTGCTTTCGAGATGGGCAGGTTGAGGCGATTAAAATGGTTCTTGCCGGGAAGTCTAGTGTGGTTGTTTTGCCGACCGGTGCAGGAAAGTCGCTGTGTTATCAGTTGCCTGCTGTGATCTTGCCTGGTGTTACATTGGTTGTTAGTCCATTGGTAGCTTTGATGATTGATCAGTTAAGGCAATTGCCTCATGTGATTATGGGTGGTCTTCTATCCAGCACTCAG ACACCTGAAGAAGCCTCTGAATCACTCAAGCAGCTTCGTCAAGGGGGGATAAAG gtGCTTTTTGTTTCACCAGAGCGGTTTCTGAATGAGGAGTTTCTGTCTACTATTTCTTCTTTGCCAGCCATCTCacttgttgttattgatgaagcACATTGTATATCTGAATG GTCTCACAATTTCCGACCATCTTTTATGAGACTTAGAGCATCTCTGCTTCATAAGACACTTAATGTTCGTTCTGTGCTTGCTATGACAGCAACTGCTACAACCACAACTTTAGATGCCATCATGTCTGCTCTAGACATTCCTTCCACAAATCTTATTCAGAAGGCGCAGTTAAGGGACAATTTTCATTTATCAGTGTCTTTGGTCAGAAATAG AATGAAAGACCTACTGAATCTGATAAAGTCTCCTCCTTTTGTGGAAGTTCAAAGCATGATCATATACTGCAAATTTCAG TATGAAACTGATCAAATTAACAGATATTTGAATGATAACAACATCTTGGCAAAG AGTTATCATAGTGGTATCTCTGCAAAGGAACGTAGCTATGTACAGGAGTTGTTTAATTCCAACAAGATCAGAGTG GTTGTTGCAACTGTGGCATTTGGCATGGGACTAGATAAAAGAGATGTCGGAGCT GTAATTCATTACAGTTTGCCTGAAAGTCTGGAAGAGTATGTACAG GAAATAGGACGTGCTGGAAGGGATGGGAGGTTGTCGTACTGTCACCTATTTTATGATGATGAGACATATTTCAAACTTCGTAGTCTAACGCACAG TGAAGGAGTAGATGAATATGCAGTGAACAAATTTCTGCGTGAAGTGTTTCCTGCTGACAAAAACTCCTGTGGGAAAATCTGTTCATTAATCAAAGAATCTGCTTCACGCAGATTTGATATGAAAGAAGAG GTGATGCTTACACTTTTGACACGCTTGGAGTTGGGTGATGTACAGTACTTGCAGTTACATCCACAGATAAATGTAACTGGCACTTTGAATTTTCACAAG TCTCCTCCGCCATTACTTGCTCAGAAGGTTTCTGCTATAGCTGTAATTCTAAAAAG ATCTGAAACCAAGCATGGGCAATATATTTTTGACATTCCAACTGTGGCAAATGATATGGGGGTTACAGCAGTGGAATTAATAAATCAGTTGTACGACCTGAAG TTGATGGGAGAAATAACTTATGAAATGAAGGACTTGGCCTACTGTTATAGGATCATTGAAGTCCCAACAGACTTGTTATCTCTATCAGCAGATATTACCCGATGGTTATCAGAAGTTGAAAATTGTAAG GTACGAAAAATGGATGCAATGTTTAATGCTGCATATTTTGCATTAAATCTATGTGATACGATGCAAGGTTGCAGTGGTGCCAATCATACACCATGCTTGCAAAGGAAAATATTGGATTACTTTTCTGGAGTTGATAATGCTGATTTCTGCAAGAAAATTGGTCAAAGCAG CCCTTTCCTGCGGGCAGATATAAAG GTCTTTCTGCAGAGCAATTCACAGGCTCGATTTACACCAAGAGCCGTTGCGAGGGTAATGCATGGAATTGCAAGCCCAGCTTATCCTTCAACAGCATGGAGTAAAACTCATTTCTG GGGAAGGTATACGCATATAGACTTTCAGGTAGTGATGGAAGCAGCAAAGGAAGAACTTAAGAATTTTGTTGGAAAAGATACACTCTAG
- the LOC100810674 gene encoding flocculation protein FLO11: MPPSLSFRSSPVREPRSDSHKRGRSLESGLPSREKDDDLALFSEMQSREEESFLLQPSDDLEDSFSSKLRDFPDIKLGISIPGRGETSELLNADGDENDYDWLLTPPDTPLFPSLDDEPRELNVVSRGRPRSKPISISRSSTTERSYKSRRGSASPGRLSSSPHSGNNTLQSRGMSSSTPNSSPTQVLRHATPTRRSSPPTKPTTPAPRPSTPTPRRISTGSSSPALSLGIRGTSPVKTSRGNSASPKIRWQTNIPVFSSEAPLNLRTSLADQPASYVRGSSPASKNSRDSTSKFGRQSMSPTPSRSSSYIHSHDRAQSSSHSKGSVVSSSDDDLDSLQSIPVGSLDRFGSRRDGSFSNSKSPSISKKSAKMVSPSSAPKRSFDSAIRQMDRKSPQNMFRPLLSSVPSTTLYVRKANSAQHSLVSRNSSVTTSSNAICDHGTNFVPDAEGSDHNQDDMACESKILYTDIREEVFSFDKIGGLNANIGHEINDESVDVLHNKTRGPVIALDPTESEASFYHGIDKEFNESLETSHAIGDISETGGFENTTICSNCGCPLEATDQTEKNLRLCPKCSRKTTLLRHVIPEANLAVSSENSVNSTDILAEDRPSAKTDQLTVVSELPQETDVGNMRFPLGEPDAVEIQTFPSEFIQDHSQQNSLSSSLVEGSRQMPANQLEVDQSGVDDKKPDNHSSSQQLYLSNDSSNLKVDLLEGTGISVLLKRSSSSKGHVIQGRTFTATTLSYDDLSFARSSINSIRSSTGRSSYSTTSSADFSSARHSDFRVQRQSSGRKLDVDYGYDVRIRPPSPGLSFSGMSNHSYHGLGFATQETSSGNTECSILEEIPQDLREMQASENAVTDVIDSSSMGLIVVREDNLEYHDCGRTTDACSSGLVSQATGVQHDDNSVSAFPNHGSFISNDSIEDQPNNVSSVSNTETTVKDPESSFDEKHDMENSCVDGLDALVTINTSTIEESEIEGENCCQKDTGVVDVDPSLVSKCPIADFQEHSVPNSSSDCLAASVSELHASEYSLGIEGSTVTVECQDGGNARNLTLEEATNTILFCSSIIHDLAYQAATIAMEKEHSEPLEGSEPTVTILTKPNSDIKDSRSRTAGKRAMKPQKATRPKMVEVDVKSPSKIENDENIDESLTRNVGLPNKIDNVKPLPNKLESKCNCVIM; encoded by the exons ATGCCACCATCCCTATCATTTAGAAGCTCTCCCGTTAGAGAGCCAAGATCAGACAGTCACAAGCGTGGGCGCAGTCTTGAAAGCGGATTGCCCTCAAGAGAGAAAGATGATGATCTTGCTTTGTTCAGTGAAATGCAGTCCAGAGAAGAAGAGAGTTTTTTGCTTCAACCATCTGATGACTTGGAAGActcatttt CGTCAAAGTTGAGAGATTTTCCTGATATCAAGCTTGGGATATCCATTCCTGGTCGAGGAGAAACCAGTGAATTGCTTAATGCAGATGGTGACGAGAATGACTATGACTG GTTATTGACACCTCCGGACACACCACTGTTTCCTTCTTTAGATGATGAACCACGAGAATTAAATGTTGTAAGCAGAGGAAGGCCAAGGAGTAAACCTATTTCCATATCAAGATCATCTACG ACAGAGAGAAGTTACAAAAGCAGAAGGGGTAGTGCAAGTCCAGGTCGTTTAAGTTCATCCCCTCATTCTGGGAATAATACATTGCAATCGAGGGGAATGTCTTCATCAACACCAAATTCTAGTCCAACTCAAGTTTTACGACATGCTACTCCAACAAGAAGGTCATCTCCTCCAACTAAGCCCACGACACCTGCTCCTAGACCTTCCACTCCTACTCCTCGGCGAATCAGCACTGGCTCCAGTAGTCCTGCACTCTCATTGGGGATTAGGGGAACTTCCCCTGTTAAGACAAGCCGTGGAAACTCTGCTTCACCAAAGATAAGATGGCAGACTAATATTCCTGTTTTCTCTTCTGAAGCTCCTCTCAATCTCCGTACCTCTTTGGCTGATCAACCAGCATCATATGTGAGAGGTTCATCTCCAGCATCCAAAAATAGTAGGGATTCTACTTCTAAATTTGGTAGGCAATCAATGTCTCCCACTCCTTCCAGGAGCAGCAGTTATATTCATAGTCATGATCGAGCCCAATCTAGTTCACACAGCAAAGGTTCTGTTGTATCTTCAAGTGATGATGATCTGGACTCTCTTCAGTCCATCCCAGTGGGTAGTCTAGATCGATTTGGTTCAAGAAGGGATGGTTCATTTTCAAACAGCAAATCTCCTTCAATTTCCAAGAAGTCAGCCAAGATGGTGTCCCCAAGTTCTGCTCCTAAAAGATCTTTTGATTCTGCTATCCGGCAAATG GATAGAAAAAGTCCTCAGAACATGTTCAGGCCTCTCTTATCTAGTGTTCCAAGTACAACCTTATATGTCAGAAAAGCAAATTCTGCACAACATTCCCTGGTATCTAGGAACTCCTCTGTCACAACAAGTAGCAATGCAATCTGTGATCATGGTACAAATTTTGTGCCAGATGCTGAAGGGAGTGACCACAATCAAGATGATATGGCTTGTGAATCTAAGATATTATACACTGATATTCGTGAAGAAGTATTTTCCTTTGATAAAATTGGTGGATTAAATGCAAACATTGGGCATGAGATCAATGATGAATCAGTTGATGTCCTGCACAACAAAACTAGAGGCCCTGTGATTGCTTTAGACCCTACTGAATCTGAAGCTTCTTTTTATCATGGTATTGACAAAGAATTCAATGAAAGCTTAGAAACTTCCCATGCCATAGGGGACATTTCTGAAACTGGTGGTTTTGAGAATACAACAATTTGTTCCAATTGTGGTTGCCCTCTTGAGGCCACAGATCAAACTGAGAAGAATCTTAGGCTGTGTCCAAAATGTAGCAGGAAAACCACATTGTTGAGACATGTAATCCCGGAGGCAAATTTGGCTGTTTCCAGTGAAAATTCAGTGAATTCCACAGACATTCTTGCAGAAGATAGACCATCAGCCAAAACAGACCAACTAACCGTTGTGTCTGAACTGCCTCAAGAGACTGATGTGGGTAACATGAGGTTTCCCCTTGGTGAACCAGATGCTGTGGAAATTCAAACTTTTCCCAGTGAATTTATTCAGGACCACTCGCAACAAAATTCTCTCTCGAGTTCACTGGTGGAGGGAAGTAGGCAGATGCCTGCCAATCAGCTTGAAGTGGACCAGTCAGGGGTTGATGACAAGAAGCCCGATAATCATTCTAGCAGTCAGCAGTTGTATCTTTCCAACGACAGCTCAAATTTGAAAGTGGACCTCTTGGAAGGCACTGGCATTTCTGTACTACTGAAAAGGTCAAGCAGTAGCAAAGGACATGTAATTCAGGGCAGGACTTTTACTGCCACGACGCTATCTTATGATGATCTGTCTTTTGCAAGAAGCAGCATTAACAGTATTAGAAGCTCAACTGGACGTAGCAGTTATTCTACCACTTCATCTGCCGATTTCAGCTCAGCAAGACATTCTGATTTTCGTGTCCAAAGGCAGTCAAGTGGCAGGAAATTGGATGTAGACTATGGATATGATGTTAGGATCAGGCCTCCAAGCCCTGGTTTATCTTTTTCTGGAATGTCAAACCATTCTTACCATGGATTAGGTTTTGCTACACAAGAAACTTCCTCTGGCAATACAGAATGCAGCATCCTGGAAGAGATACCCCAAGATCTACGAGAAATGCAAGCTTCAGAAAATGCAGTAACAGATGTAATTGATTCTTCCTCTATGGGTTTGATTGTTGTCAGGGAAGATAATCTTGAATATCATGATTGTGGTAGAACAACTGATGCCTGTAGCTCAGGATTAGTAAGCCAAGCTACTGGTGTTCAGCATGATGACAATTCAGTGTCAGCATTTCCAAATCATGGGAGTTTTATTTCAAATGATAGTATTGAAGACCAGCCGAATAATGTAAGCAGTGTCTCAAATACGGAAACAACAGTTAAGGATCCAGAGTCATCCTTTGATGAGAAACATGATATGGAGAACTCTTGTGTTGATGGACTGGATGCTTTGGTAACTATCAACACTTCTACAATTGAAGAATCAGAAATAGAAGGGGAAAACTGTTGTCAGAAGGATACTGGTGTGGTGGATGTTGATCCATCGCTGGTATCAAAGTGCCCCATTGCAGACTTTCAGGAACATTCTGTTCCAAATTCTTCCAGTGATTGTCTTGCAGCTTCTGTTTCCGAGCTCCATGCCTCTGAGTACTCCCTTGGCATAG AGGGATCCACAGTTACGGTGGAGTGTCAAGATGGAGGAAATGCTAGAAACCTGACACTTGAAGAGGCAACAAATACTATACTTTTTTGCAGCTCTATCATCCATGATCTTGCATATCAGGCTGCAACGATAGCAATGGAAAAGGAACACTCGGAACCATTGGAAGGTTCTGAGCCAACGGTGACTATATTGACAAAACCCAATTCCGATATAAAGGATTCTCGCAGCCGAACTGCTGGCAAGCGTGCTATGAAACCCCAGAAGGCAACAAGGCCAAAGATGGTGGAAGTTGATGTAAAATCCCCTTCCAAGATTGAGAATGACGAAAATATTGACGAGTCTTTGACACGCAATGTTGGGCTTCCTAACAAAATAGACAACGTGAAGCCCCTTCCAAATAAGCTTGAATCAAAGTGTAATTGCGTCATAATGTGA
- the LOC100813335 gene encoding uncharacterized protein, which translates to MRYVEDKGCYNNNGPTQETPNSSAMYSEFHKGKDATSVSNHHHRATMGKPTPSKWDDAQKWLVGLSKGGGEKSHSKSKPRNSNADDLRLIAPVPQKENDYSSSEKEEEENDACHDFIMTNNIISANATAAQYEAEAKRVECDESNWRSNNNNNKRSSENYTIQVQPICFRDMGTEMTPIASQEPSRTGTPIRATTPATRSPIHSGASTPMRGQNGSQHVAETTRKCGNGEGSTSPCKRTHEDHQARKLSPLESRAMAWDEAERAKYMARFKREEVKIQAWENHQIRKAEMEMKKMEVKAERMKALAQERFTNKLASTKRIAEEKRANAQVKLNDKALRATERVEYIRRTGHVPSSFSLSFKLPSICW; encoded by the exons ATGAGATACGTGGAAGACAAAGGGTGCTATAACAACAATGGACCAACACAAGAGACCCCAAATAGCAGTGCCATGTACTCAGAGTTTCACAAAGGAAAAGATGCTACTAGTGTCTCCAACCACCACCATCGAGCAACCATGGGAAAACCAACACCTTCTAAGTGGGACGATGCACAAAAATGGCTTGTGGGGTTGTCAAAAGGTGGTGGAGAGAAAAGCCACTCCAAAAGCAAGCCAAGAAACTCAAACGCAGATGATTTGAGACTCATAGCACCTGTGCCACAGAAGGAGAATGATTACTCAAGTAGCGAGAAGGAAGAGGAGGAAAATGATGCATGCCATGATTTCATCATGactaataatattattagtGCTAATGCTACTGCTGCTCAATATGAAGCTGAAGCCAAAAGGGTGGAATGTGATGAGTCAAATTGGAGAagcaataataacaataataaaaggtCTTCAGAAAATTACACAATCCAAGTGCAACCAATATGTTTCAGAGACATGGGGACTGAGATGACACCAATTGCTAGCCAAGAGCCTTCAAGAACTGGGACACCAATTAGAGCCACAACTCCTGCTACTAGAAGCCCAATTCATTCAGGGGCTTCAACTCCAATGAGGGGTCAAAATGGGTCACAACATGTTGCTGAGACTACTAGGAAATGTGGAAATGGAGAAGGATCAACAAGCCCTTGCAAGAGGACTCATGAAGATCATCAAGCTAGAAAGTTGAGTCCTCTAGAAAGCCGAGCAATGGCTTGGGATGAGGCCGAACGTGCCAAATATATGGCCAG GTTCAAGCGTGAAGAGGTGAAGATTCAAGCCTGGGAAAATCATCAGATAAGAAAAGCTGAAATggaaatgaagaaaatggag GTGAAGGCTGAGAGAATGAAAGCATTGGCACAAGAAAGGTTTACAAATAAACTAGCTTCGACTAAGAGGATAGCTGAAGAGAAACGAGCTAATGCACAAGTGAAGCTGAATGACAAAGCTTTGAGGGCTACTGAAAGGGTTGAGTATATAAGAAGGACAGGACATGtgccttcttctttctctttaagCTTTAAGTTGCCTTCCATTTGCTGGTAG
- the LOC100812255 gene encoding uncharacterized protein LOC100812255 — protein MPSSHSATVTALAAAIGLQEGFGGPLFATALVFACIVMYDATGVRLQAGRQAEVLNQIVYELPAEHPLAESRPLRELLGHTPPQVIVGGILGLLTAIGLLRPVTKN, from the exons ATGCCATCATCTCATTCAGCAACTGTCACTGCTCTTGCAGCTGCTATTGGATTGCaagaaggctttggaggaccTCTTTTTGCCACTGCCTTGGTTTTTGCTTGTATT GTGATGTATGATGCTACTGGTGTAAGATTGCAAGCAGGACGCCAAGCAGAG GTTTTAAACCAAATTGTGTATGAACTTCCTGCTGAGCATCCTCTGGCCGAAAGCAGACCACTTCGCGAACTTCTTGGGCACACCCCCCCTCAG GTCATTGTCGGTGGGATACTTGGACTTTTAACAGCAATTGGCCTTTTAAGACCTGTGACCAAGAATTGA
- the LOC100812255 gene encoding uncharacterized protein isoform X1 — MHSKPSSITSNYPLISAIVAFALAQSIKFFTTWLICRFKDRRWDLKQLVGSGGMPSSHSATVTALAAAIGLQEGFGGPLFATALVFACIVMYDATGVRLQAGRQAEVLNQIVYELPAEHPLAESRPLRELLGHTPPQVIVGGILGLLTAIGLLRPVTKN; from the exons ATGCATTCTAAACCCTCATCTATCACTTCCAATTACCCTCTCATTTCTGCCATTGTTGCTTTTGCTCTAGCTCAATCCATCAAGTTCTTCACCACTTGGTTG ATATGCAGGTTTAAGGATAGAAGATGGGATCTGAAGCAATTAGTTGGGTCTGGTGGAATGCCATCATCTCATTCAGCAACTGTCACTGCTCTTGCAGCTGCTATTGGATTGCaagaaggctttggaggaccTCTTTTTGCCACTGCCTTGGTTTTTGCTTGTATT GTGATGTATGATGCTACTGGTGTAAGATTGCAAGCAGGACGCCAAGCAGAG GTTTTAAACCAAATTGTGTATGAACTTCCTGCTGAGCATCCTCTGGCCGAAAGCAGACCACTTCGCGAACTTCTTGGGCACACCCCCCCTCAG GTCATTGTCGGTGGGATACTTGGACTTTTAACAGCAATTGGCCTTTTAAGACCTGTGACCAAGAATTGA
- the LOC100812255 gene encoding uncharacterized protein isoform X2 produces the protein MHSKPSSITSNYPLISAIVAFALAQSIKFFTTWFKDRRWDLKQLVGSGGMPSSHSATVTALAAAIGLQEGFGGPLFATALVFACIVMYDATGVRLQAGRQAEVLNQIVYELPAEHPLAESRPLRELLGHTPPQVIVGGILGLLTAIGLLRPVTKN, from the exons ATGCATTCTAAACCCTCATCTATCACTTCCAATTACCCTCTCATTTCTGCCATTGTTGCTTTTGCTCTAGCTCAATCCATCAAGTTCTTCACCACTTG GTTTAAGGATAGAAGATGGGATCTGAAGCAATTAGTTGGGTCTGGTGGAATGCCATCATCTCATTCAGCAACTGTCACTGCTCTTGCAGCTGCTATTGGATTGCaagaaggctttggaggaccTCTTTTTGCCACTGCCTTGGTTTTTGCTTGTATT GTGATGTATGATGCTACTGGTGTAAGATTGCAAGCAGGACGCCAAGCAGAG GTTTTAAACCAAATTGTGTATGAACTTCCTGCTGAGCATCCTCTGGCCGAAAGCAGACCACTTCGCGAACTTCTTGGGCACACCCCCCCTCAG GTCATTGTCGGTGGGATACTTGGACTTTTAACAGCAATTGGCCTTTTAAGACCTGTGACCAAGAATTGA